The sequence GGAGGTCTCTCGTACGGTCTCTCCTCGGCGCAGCCTCTCCAGAACGAACCGCAAATGGGTAACCAGCCGCGAATAATCAAGCGATTCGCGTGGGACATGATATTCCAGATTATTCTCAACTAATCCAACAAGATCTCCAATCAGCAAGGAATGCTGCTTCACCTCAGAGATATGTCTATTGCTGATTGCGCTGACAATATGCAGCGCTACAAAACCAATCTCATCCGCAGGCAAATTCACATCCATAGTCTCATTAATGCGTCGGATCGCAAATTCCGCCATATTATATTCATCAGGATATATCTCCTTCGTCTCATAGAGAAAAGGATTATGGATATCAATATGTTGCCCATGGCGCCGAATCGCAAATGCAATATGATCAGTGAGTGCAATGTGGATATGTTCATTCAACTGTTGATTGCTATTTTGCATAATATAAAGAATGATTTCCTGAACAACCTCTATCAATTTCTCATCCACCTGGGGAACGAGCTGCTTATATTGCTCCTGCTCTTCCTGACTGCGGAGAATAAACATCTTCTCCACGGAGGATAGGTTTATACGATCGCGCGTTTTGCGGTTAAAGCCTATGCCCTTACCGATAACTACTACTTCTGCATATTGGGGATGTTCAGCAATAATAACATTGTTATTCAATACCTTGGCCACTGTTATGCTGCTCACATTTGACACCTCTTTTATTTCTGAATACCCGACTTCCGGCAGTAGCCCGAATTAATGAAGCGGCACGAGTAGATTATACATGTGCTAATGCCATAACTTCAAGGAGTCTGTTAAAAAGAGGGCAGCAATAATAACCAAATCGTATCCTTGTCTACTGTACTTCCTTAAGTTACTCTCCAAGCCCTTCCAGTGGGCGGCTCGAAGCTTGTGTCGGCACAACTGGTGTTGACAACGAATTCGCTAGTGCAGCTGGCACAGCAAGAGCTGCGCTGCCTGCCAGCACTCCTGAAGATTTATGTGTCAGACTCCGGATCAGTTCCTCCACATCAATGCCGGATACGCTTTTCAGCATTTCAGGTGCGGTTGACATCAGTTCAGTCACATAGTTACTTACCCGAGCTGCGCCTGCACCATTTCCAGTATCAACAACAGTCAATTTATCAATAGAAGCTAGTGGTTTGGCAATCTGACCGGCCAGTTCAGGCAGCATTTTTAAGATAATATCCAGAATCGCAGCTTCACCAAATTTCTGGAACGCCTCAGCCAGCTTTTCCTTAGCCTCGGCTTCTGCTGATCCACGCAAACGGATAACCTCGGCATCTGCCGTACCTTTAGCTAACTCAGCATCAGCTGCAGCCTGACCCTCCAGACGTTTCTGTGCCGACGTTGCTTTTGCCTGCGTCTCAATACTGTACTGAAGCGCGTCTGCCTCGCGCATTCTCTTCGACTTATCAGCTTCTGCTGCCTGCTCTACTGCGTAACGGTCAGCCTCAGACTTCTTTTTCACCTCAGCGTCATATTGCTTCTCGCGAATCAAGATTTCTTTGTCCTGCAAATCGATTTCCCGCATCTTACGAACCAGTTCCACCTTCATTTGCTCCTCGACAACGGTTTGCTTGCCGCGTGCTTCCTGAATAAAATAAGCCTGATCCGCTTCCGCCTTGGCTGTATCCTGATCTCTCTTAAAGGCAGCAACCTTTAACTGATTCTCCTTGGAGGCTTCGGCAATGTTCGTATCGCGCAACAGCTCTGCCTTCTGGCCCTCCTCTTCCGCCGCAGCCTTCTGAATCCGCGAATCACGTACTGCCTGCGCTTCGGCAATTTCTGCATCCCGTTTCACTGCCGCAATACGCGGCTTGCCCAGCGCTTCAAGATAACCATGCTTGTCACGAATATCCTTGATCGTAAAAGAAACAATCTGCAAGCCCATTTTTTTGAGATCCCGTGCCGCTACTCCCTGTACCTCTTGTGCGAATCGGTCACGATTACTATAAACTTCCTCTACGGTCATCGTACCCAGAATAGCTCTGAGATGTCCCTCCAATACTTCCTGCGCCGAGCTCTTTAGAGATTCGATAGGCTTACCCATAAATTGTTCCGCCGCCGTAGCTATATCCTCTGTAGAACTGCCTACTTTGATAATAGCGACACCATCAGCGAGAACGGGAACGCCCTGCTCGGTATATACCTCTGGCGTTGTGATTTCCAGTTTGTGTGATAGCAGCGACATAAATTCCGCTTTCTGAAATATGGGTAAAATAAAAGTCCCACCGCCGCGTACAATTTTGATTTTCCGACCCGATCCGTCATCTGAAAGATGATTTTTGCCTAAAAAAGCGCCTGTAACAATCATTCCTTCATCCGGTCCTACGGTTTTGAAGCGGGCCCAGAAGGCCAACCCCAACACAAACAGCACAGCAACTACTACTGCAGGAATAAACATATAATCAGGTATGCCAAAATACATCAAAAATCCTCTCCCCTTCTATCTTCGAATTCAGTTACAAGAGCAACGCCTTCACGCACTTCCACTACAACAACCTTCATCCCGACTGGGATGGAGTGGTGCTCGAAGCTTGCCGCCGTATGGAGACTATTGGCTGCGCCGAACTTCACCATAATCTCGCCATAGCCCTTTGCGGGAATAGGGACCGTAATTTCCCCAATCTTCCCGGGCAGGTCCCGCATGGAGAAGCCATTAGACACCTCGCTTTTGTCCATCGTCTTCACAACTCCAAGGTAGAGGAGCACCCCTATAAAGACGGCGCTCAGCAGGGCAAGGGCCATGATTGGTACGGTATCCAGCCTACTGTAGCGTGTAAGTAGAATACCTACTCCGCCAAATACGGTCACTCCCCCCGCCAGAACAGTGGAATTGAGGAAATCAAAGGACAGCAGATCAAAGATCCCACCCAGTGCATTTCCGATCAGATCCCCCACCAAAACGCTGACAATGGCAAAAATGACGCCCAGCGCCAAGCAGCCCAAATACAGCGTTAGCATAAATTTCTCCTCCTGTCTTAATTCCGGACTGTCATACTACTGTAAACGTATCGAATGCGTCCCTGGTTTCACAATCTTTGGGTTTTCTTCCATAGAATATTTTGGGAATTAAAATAACCGCTAACCCAGGCCACTACGGATCAAAAACGAAAACGAGCCAGACTCCAATAATCGGGAGACTGGCTCGTTTTTAGCTTTAAACAGCTCTGAAGTGCAAATGGCTGTCTCATACGTGACAAATACTTCTTTTGGGAC comes from Paenibacillus sp. 19GGS1-52 and encodes:
- a CDS encoding PRD domain-containing protein; its protein translation is MSSITVAKVLNNNVIIAEHPQYAEVVVIGKGIGFNRKTRDRINLSSVEKMFILRSQEEQEQYKQLVPQVDEKLIEVVQEIILYIMQNSNQQLNEHIHIALTDHIAFAIRRHGQHIDIHNPFLYETKEIYPDEYNMAEFAIRRINETMDVNLPADEIGFVALHIVSAISNRHISEVKQHSLLIGDLVGLVENNLEYHVPRESLDYSRLVTHLRFVLERLRRGETVRETSSLDGLMKREYPEMYMLAWKLTKVIEQRVHMPVYPAEVSYLTIHLQRLAQKKEDEVDLGTSGGTQ
- a CDS encoding flotillin family protein; the protein is MYFGIPDYMFIPAVVVAVLFVLGLAFWARFKTVGPDEGMIVTGAFLGKNHLSDDGSGRKIKIVRGGGTFILPIFQKAEFMSLLSHKLEITTPEVYTEQGVPVLADGVAIIKVGSSTEDIATAAEQFMGKPIESLKSSAQEVLEGHLRAILGTMTVEEVYSNRDRFAQEVQGVAARDLKKMGLQIVSFTIKDIRDKHGYLEALGKPRIAAVKRDAEIAEAQAVRDSRIQKAAAEEEGQKAELLRDTNIAEASKENQLKVAAFKRDQDTAKAEADQAYFIQEARGKQTVVEEQMKVELVRKMREIDLQDKEILIREKQYDAEVKKKSEADRYAVEQAAEADKSKRMREADALQYSIETQAKATSAQKRLEGQAAADAELAKGTADAEVIRLRGSAEAEAKEKLAEAFQKFGEAAILDIILKMLPELAGQIAKPLASIDKLTVVDTGNGAGAARVSNYVTELMSTAPEMLKSVSGIDVEELIRSLTHKSSGVLAGSAALAVPAALANSLSTPVVPTQASSRPLEGLGE
- a CDS encoding protease, giving the protein MLTLYLGCLALGVIFAIVSVLVGDLIGNALGGIFDLLSFDFLNSTVLAGGVTVFGGVGILLTRYSRLDTVPIMALALLSAVFIGVLLYLGVVKTMDKSEVSNGFSMRDLPGKIGEITVPIPAKGYGEIMVKFGAANSLHTAASFEHHSIPVGMKVVVVEVREGVALVTEFEDRRGEDF